From the Brevibacillus choshinensis genome, one window contains:
- a CDS encoding aminotransferase class I/II-fold pyridoxal phosphate-dependent enzyme, producing the protein MHAIAAQLNDTIQRENPHVYEMLSNLAKLIYFPKEGILSQSAEAKAKAKKYNATIGIALENGQPMHLKVIQDHLSAFQPKDIYEYAPPAGKPELRAAWRKKMIEEQPSLASQSFSNPIVTNALTHGLSIVADLFADIGDSVIIPDKNWENYELTFSIRRGAEMVYYPLYNNEMKFNAAGLREAILAQKDKGKAIVVLNFPNNPTGYTPGPEEGKEILAALKAGADAGINIVAVTDDAYFGLFFEDSMQESLFANLCNLHPRVLPVKVDGATKEEYVWGFRVGFITYADPSSDLLSALEQKTLGIIRATISSGAHPSQTFVLHALQSPEFHAQKQEKFDIMKGRANRVKQLLDSGKFDDAWGYYPFNSGYFMCLKLKTVDAETLRNHLLDQYGVGTIALGETDLRIAFSCIEESGIDELFDLIHSGVKDLEKVTK; encoded by the coding sequence ATGCACGCTATAGCAGCACAGCTGAATGACACGATTCAGCGGGAAAATCCACATGTATACGAAATGTTGTCCAATCTGGCAAAGCTGATCTATTTCCCTAAAGAAGGGATTCTCAGCCAATCTGCCGAGGCAAAAGCAAAAGCGAAAAAATACAACGCAACCATCGGTATTGCTTTGGAAAACGGTCAACCTATGCATCTCAAGGTGATTCAGGATCATCTGTCTGCTTTCCAACCAAAAGACATCTACGAGTACGCTCCACCAGCAGGTAAGCCTGAGCTGCGTGCGGCTTGGCGTAAAAAAATGATCGAGGAACAACCTTCGCTCGCTTCTCAATCGTTTAGCAACCCGATTGTGACCAACGCATTGACTCACGGGCTGAGCATCGTTGCCGATTTGTTTGCCGACATTGGTGATAGCGTCATCATCCCGGATAAAAACTGGGAGAACTATGAATTGACCTTCTCCATTCGCCGCGGTGCGGAAATGGTTTATTATCCGTTGTACAATAATGAAATGAAATTTAACGCTGCCGGACTCCGTGAAGCTATTCTGGCACAAAAAGATAAGGGAAAAGCCATCGTCGTCCTGAATTTCCCCAACAACCCGACTGGCTATACACCAGGTCCTGAGGAAGGCAAAGAAATCCTCGCTGCCCTCAAAGCAGGTGCCGATGCTGGCATCAACATCGTGGCTGTCACCGATGATGCCTACTTTGGATTGTTCTTTGAAGACTCGATGCAAGAATCCTTGTTTGCCAACCTTTGCAACCTTCACCCACGTGTGCTCCCAGTAAAAGTAGACGGGGCAACAAAAGAAGAATACGTTTGGGGCTTCCGCGTAGGATTCATCACCTATGCTGATCCATCCAGCGACCTGCTCAGCGCTTTGGAGCAAAAAACGTTGGGAATCATTCGTGCCACTATTTCTAGCGGTGCTCATCCTTCCCAAACATTTGTCCTGCATGCGCTCCAATCACCAGAATTCCATGCGCAAAAACAGGAGAAATTCGATATCATGAAAGGCCGCGCGAATCGCGTCAAACAGCTACTGGACAGCGGCAAGTTCGACGATGCATGGGGCTACTACCCATTCAACTCCGGATATTTCATGTGCCTAAAGCTCAAAACCGTAGATGCGGAGACGCTGCGCAACCATCTGCTCGATCAGTACGGAGTAGGTACAATCGCTCTCGGTGAGACCGATCTTCGCATTGCCTTCTCTTGCATCGAGGAAAGCGGGATCGACGAGCTGTTCGACCTGATTCACAGCGGTGTGAAGGACTTGGAGAAAGTAACCAAGTAA
- a CDS encoding IS3 family transposase translates to MFTNLDAGGVQEKYNAIVKLTEWYHVTELCKLFGVSRSGFYAYRKRSSQDKDLVIKEFIQKIYSKYDGKYGYRQTQLFLLQDYKIWVNHKKVLRLMQEMGLRSRVRRKHRCNYASSIGTRVVENLLQRKFHANLPNQKWVTDVTQYRIGDTWLYLSAVKDLFNNEIVAYHLAQRNDNDLVLQTFKKAFQNKEDMSGLIVHSDQGFQYTSYAYHDMLPKVGAQISMSRRGNCYDNASMESFFSHLKTEALYPYDIRTVDEAQRRIEEYIHFYNSTRPQRKLNKLTPIEYRRQLAA, encoded by the coding sequence GTGTTTACAAATTTGGATGCGGGAGGTGTCCAAGAGAAGTACAATGCCATCGTGAAATTGACTGAGTGGTACCATGTAACAGAGTTATGTAAGCTATTCGGGGTCTCTAGAAGTGGATTCTATGCTTACAGAAAGCGGAGTTCACAAGACAAAGACCTTGTAATTAAGGAGTTCATTCAAAAGATCTATAGCAAATATGATGGGAAATACGGATATCGTCAAACGCAGCTCTTTCTACTTCAAGACTACAAGATATGGGTTAACCACAAAAAGGTCCTACGCCTCATGCAAGAGATGGGACTACGCTCCCGAGTACGCCGTAAACATCGATGCAACTATGCTTCTTCTATAGGGACACGTGTAGTTGAAAACTTATTGCAACGGAAATTTCATGCCAACTTACCGAATCAAAAGTGGGTTACTGACGTAACCCAATATCGTATCGGAGATACATGGTTGTACCTGTCTGCCGTCAAGGATTTGTTTAATAACGAAATCGTGGCCTACCATCTAGCGCAGCGCAATGACAATGATCTTGTTTTGCAGACTTTCAAGAAAGCCTTTCAAAATAAAGAGGACATGTCTGGACTGATCGTTCACAGCGATCAGGGATTCCAGTACACGTCCTATGCGTATCACGACATGCTGCCAAAGGTTGGAGCCCAAATCAGCATGTCACGCCGAGGCAATTGTTACGACAATGCCTCTATGGAGAGCTTCTTCTCGCATCTCAAAACGGAAGCGCTCTACCCTTATGATATCCGAACAGTAGACGAGGCACAAAGGAGAATTGAGGAATATATCCATTTTTACAACTCTACGAGGCCACAAAGAAAATTAAACAAGCTGACGCCGATTGAGTACCGGCGCCAGCTTGCTGCTTAG
- a CDS encoding helix-turn-helix domain-containing protein encodes MAKMGQKFTNYSHEIKMEAIRLYMEEGWSNRKIMEHLGIPDRGRVTTWTKKFKQLGEFGLLDQRGRRDEYMDQNRYVQKLERENSMLKKCLQIWMREVSKRSTMPS; translated from the coding sequence ATGGCAAAAATGGGGCAAAAGTTTACGAATTATAGTCATGAAATCAAGATGGAAGCAATTCGCTTGTACATGGAGGAAGGATGGTCTAATCGAAAGATAATGGAACATCTAGGGATCCCAGACAGAGGCCGAGTCACTACATGGACAAAGAAGTTCAAGCAGTTGGGTGAATTCGGCTTATTGGATCAGAGAGGTCGACGTGACGAATACATGGATCAAAATCGATATGTCCAAAAATTAGAGAGGGAGAATTCGATGCTAAAAAAGTGTTTACAAATTTGGATGCGGGAGGTGTCCAAGAGAAGTACAATGCCATCGTGA